The Hymenobacter baengnokdamensis genome includes a region encoding these proteins:
- a CDS encoding RCC1 domain-containing protein produces MTTFSCWLVATLRQCFLGRPVGLAVLLLVSLVSQAGLPSARRLPPNGQLAAGSAHSLLVRPDGSLYAWGANGSGQLGNGSTTTSSTPVAVSSGAMPTGTRLVQVAAGKLFSLALAADGTAYAWGDNASGQLGNSTTASSQVPVAVSLPTGGRFVQVAAGQLHALALAADGSLYAWGGNTSGQLGNGTTAPSTIPVSVSQGAAPAGTRFVQVAAGATHSLALATDGTLYAWGDNTSGQLGNTSNTSSSTPVAVSQGAAPAGTRFVQVAAGQGFSLALAADGTVYAWGLNSAGQLGTTTPASSNAPLAAAMPAGTRFVQVAAGAMHSLALAADGSLYAWGDNASGQLGTNNAPTGSPVPVAVSQGAAPAGLLFGQVAAGSQAAHSLALAADGMPYAWGTNGSGQLGSGSTTLATTPVAVAGLVQPRGYVQAAVGSRHTVAVQASGVLGAWGSNTHGELGNGTTNSTANSTPVAVGQGAMPAGTRLVQVAAGDFTTIALSASGTAYTWGYNNFGQLGNGSTTSSSTPGAVSQGAMPTGTRLVQVAAGPSHMLALAADGTAYAWGSNSSGQLGNGTTTTSSTPVAVSLPAGVRLVQVAVGSSYSLALAADGTAYAWGLNSSGYLGNGSTTSSSTPVAVSQGAMPTGTRLVQIAAGNYHAVALAADGTTYAWGQNIYGQLGNGTTTTSTTPVAVSQGALPAGTRLVQVMANNYISQALAADGRLYTWGYNTYGQLGINSTTNSTTPAAEYSGLTQWRGLAVGPGANHALVLGQSAAVFMAGYNSLGQLGDGTTTNSLVYIRNQAPLPVVLTAFTATAAGPAAVRLAWATASEKSSDFFEVERSPDGTSFARIGTLAAAGSSSSPHHYELLDAALPAGAGTAYYRLRQVDIDGTLSYSPVRVVTLAAQAGLALYPNPATAPGATLRGALPGTVVMMYDALGRLVASAPADAAGTAALALPTGLPAGVYVVRAGAHALRLAVE; encoded by the coding sequence ATGACTACTTTCTCTTGCTGGCTTGTCGCAACGTTGCGCCAATGTTTTCTTGGCCGGCCGGTTGGGCTAGCGGTACTGCTGCTGGTATCCCTGGTCAGCCAGGCCGGACTGCCGTCGGCCCGCCGCCTGCCGCCCAACGGCCAGCTTGCCGCAGGCAGCGCCCACTCGCTGCTGGTGAGGCCTGATGGCAGCCTCTATGCCTGGGGCGCCAACGGCAGCGGCCAGCTCGGCAATGGCAGCACCACCACCAGCAGCACGCCAGTGGCTGTGAGCTCGGGGGCTATGCCCACCGGCACCCGCCTGGTCCAAGTGGCGGCCGGCAAACTGTTTTCGCTGGCCCTGGCCGCCGATGGCACCGCCTACGCCTGGGGCGACAATGCCAGCGGCCAGCTAGGCAATAGCACCACAGCCTCCAGCCAGGTACCCGTGGCGGTGAGCTTGCCCACGGGCGGGCGCTTCGTGCAGGTAGCCGCCGGGCAGCTGCACGCCCTGGCCCTGGCCGCCGACGGCAGCCTCTACGCCTGGGGCGGCAACACCAGCGGCCAGCTCGGCAACGGCACCACGGCCCCGAGCACGATACCGGTGTCGGTGAGCCAGGGCGCCGCCCCGGCCGGCACTCGCTTTGTGCAGGTGGCGGCCGGGGCCACGCATTCGCTGGCCCTGGCCACCGATGGCACCCTCTACGCCTGGGGCGATAACACCAGCGGCCAGCTCGGCAACACCTCCAACACCAGCAGCAGTACGCCGGTGGCCGTGAGCCAGGGCGCCGCACCGGCTGGCACCCGCTTTGTGCAGGTGGCCGCCGGGCAGGGCTTCTCGCTGGCCCTGGCTGCCGACGGCACGGTCTATGCCTGGGGCCTGAACAGCGCTGGCCAGCTCGGCACCACTACCCCCGCTTCGAGCAACGCCCCGCTGGCGGCGGCCATGCCGGCCGGCACTCGCTTTGTGCAGGTGGCGGCCGGGGCCATGCATTCGCTGGCCCTAGCCGCCGACGGCAGCCTCTACGCCTGGGGCGACAACGCCAGCGGCCAGCTGGGCACCAACAACGCCCCCACCGGCAGCCCGGTGCCGGTGGCCGTGAGCCAGGGCGCCGCCCCGGCCGGTCTGCTCTTTGGGCAGGTGGCGGCCGGCAGCCAGGCCGCGCACTCGCTGGCGCTGGCGGCCGACGGCATGCCCTACGCCTGGGGAACCAACGGCAGCGGCCAGCTGGGCAGCGGCTCGACCACGCTGGCCACCACGCCGGTGGCGGTAGCCGGGCTGGTCCAGCCGCGCGGCTACGTGCAGGCCGCCGTGGGCAGCCGGCACACGGTGGCCGTGCAAGCCAGCGGCGTTCTGGGCGCCTGGGGCAGCAATACCCACGGCGAGTTGGGCAATGGCACCACCAACAGCACCGCCAATAGTACGCCCGTGGCCGTCGGGCAGGGCGCCATGCCTGCGGGCACGCGCCTGGTGCAGGTAGCGGCCGGCGACTTCACCACCATAGCCCTGTCCGCTAGCGGCACAGCCTACACCTGGGGCTATAATAACTTCGGCCAACTAGGTAACGGCAGTACCACCAGCAGCAGCACGCCGGGGGCAGTGAGCCAGGGGGCCATGCCCACGGGCACGCGCCTGGTACAGGTGGCGGCTGGTCCCTCGCACATGCTGGCGCTGGCCGCCGATGGCACGGCTTATGCCTGGGGCTCGAATAGTAGTGGCCAACTGGGCAACGGCACTACCACCACCAGCAGCACGCCGGTAGCCGTGAGCCTGCCGGCCGGTGTGCGCCTGGTGCAGGTGGCCGTCGGCAGCAGCTACTCGCTGGCCCTGGCCGCCGATGGCACCGCCTACGCCTGGGGCTTGAATAGTAGTGGCTACCTGGGCAACGGCAGCACCACTAGCAGTAGCACGCCCGTGGCCGTGAGCCAGGGGGCAATGCCCACGGGCACGCGCCTGGTGCAGATAGCGGCCGGCAACTACCACGCGGTGGCGCTGGCCGCCGATGGCACTACCTACGCCTGGGGCCAGAACATCTACGGCCAGCTGGGCAATGGCACCACCACCACCAGCACCACGCCAGTGGCCGTGAGTCAGGGGGCACTGCCGGCCGGCACCCGCCTGGTGCAGGTGATGGCCAACAACTACATTTCGCAGGCCCTGGCGGCCGATGGCAGGCTCTACACCTGGGGCTATAATACCTACGGCCAGCTGGGCATCAACTCAACAACCAATAGCACGACTCCGGCGGCCGAATACAGCGGCCTGACGCAGTGGCGTGGGCTGGCGGTGGGGCCGGGGGCCAACCACGCACTGGTGCTGGGCCAGAGCGCGGCGGTCTTTATGGCTGGTTACAACAGTCTTGGTCAGCTTGGTGATGGCACGACCACCAACTCACTGGTCTACATTCGCAACCAAGCCCCGCTGCCGGTGGTGCTTACCGCCTTCACGGCCACGGCCGCCGGGCCGGCGGCCGTGCGCCTGGCCTGGGCCACGGCTTCGGAGAAAAGTAGCGATTTCTTTGAGGTAGAGCGCAGCCCCGATGGCACCAGTTTCGCGCGCATCGGCACGTTGGCGGCCGCGGGCAGCAGCAGCAGCCCCCACCACTACGAGCTGCTTGATGCCGCTCTGCCCGCTGGCGCGGGCACCGCCTACTACCGCCTGCGGCAAGTAGATATCGATGGCACGCTCAGCTACTCGCCGGTGCGGGTAGTGACGCTGGCTGCCCAAGCCGGCCTGGCCCTGTACCCCAACCCGGCCACCGCGCCGGGGGCCACGCTCAGGGGCGCGCTGCCCGGCACGGTGGTGATGATGTACGACGCGCTGGGCCGCCTCGTGGCCTCGGCCCCGGCCGATGCGGCGGGCACGGCCGCGCTGGCGCTGCCGACCGGGCTGCCGGCCGGCGTGTACGTGGTGCGCGCCGGCGCTCATGCCCTGCGCCTGGCGGTAGAGTAG
- a CDS encoding aldo/keto reductase has protein sequence MATTTAYPATFTIGGDLTVNRLGYGAMRITGKGIWGPPQDHDESIRVLKRAVELGVNFIDTADSYGPNVSEELIAEALHPYRQGLVIGTKGGLLRTGPDQWPMDASPKHLEEVLHGSLKRLKLDQIDLYQLHRVDPKVPFEDTLRFLQKAQKDGLIKHIGLSEVDVDQIKKAREFVEIVSVQNMYSVDNRKWEAVLDYTREQHMAFIPWFPLAGGNAEALAALDHVAQKHGATQQQIALSWLLHYSPNILLIPGTSKVKHLEENMKTADIQLSAEDMAALDKLKAA, from the coding sequence ATGGCTACTACCACTGCTTACCCCGCCACGTTCACCATTGGCGGCGACCTTACTGTGAACCGCCTCGGCTACGGGGCCATGCGCATCACCGGCAAAGGTATCTGGGGCCCACCCCAGGACCACGACGAGTCTATCCGGGTGCTGAAACGCGCCGTGGAACTGGGCGTGAATTTTATCGACACTGCCGATAGCTACGGTCCGAACGTGTCGGAAGAATTGATTGCCGAGGCGCTGCATCCTTACCGGCAGGGCCTGGTTATCGGTACCAAGGGCGGGCTGCTGCGCACCGGCCCCGACCAATGGCCAATGGATGCCAGCCCCAAGCACCTCGAAGAAGTGCTGCACGGCAGCCTCAAGCGCCTCAAGCTCGACCAGATTGACTTATACCAGCTGCACCGCGTCGACCCCAAGGTGCCGTTTGAGGATACGCTGCGCTTCCTGCAAAAGGCTCAGAAAGACGGCTTGATTAAACACATTGGCCTCTCGGAAGTCGATGTGGACCAGATTAAGAAAGCGCGGGAGTTCGTCGAAATCGTGTCGGTGCAGAATATGTACAGCGTCGACAACCGCAAGTGGGAAGCCGTGCTCGACTACACCCGCGAGCAGCATATGGCCTTCATTCCGTGGTTTCCGCTGGCGGGCGGCAACGCCGAGGCCCTGGCCGCGCTCGACCACGTAGCCCAAAAGCACGGTGCTACTCAGCAACAGATTGCCCTGAGCTGGCTGCTGCACTACTCGCCCAATATCCTGCTCATTCCCGGCACCTCAAAGGTGAAACATCTGGAAGAGAATATGAAAACTGCTGATATTCAGCTTTCGGCCGAAGACATGGCGGCCCTCGACAAGCTAAAGGCGGCGTAA
- a CDS encoding DUF4136 domain-containing protein has protein sequence MRTLPKFLKMPLLALALGLGACSAEQLTQTDQKTGVNLASYQTYNFMDETARNDSAFQHSGSGIFDLKRAVAHELESRGFRRAAQPDLWVNIGIVTQQKDQTRQTDFRTDGAPQYIGQRNYHWQAQEVVTGQYQEGTATIELVDAARKEQVWQGTTTRVLSRNTSKSARQIDEGVAELFRKFPVPTR, from the coding sequence ATGCGTACGCTCCCAAAGTTTCTTAAAATGCCCTTGCTGGCGTTGGCGCTGGGCCTCGGCGCCTGCTCGGCCGAGCAGCTGACGCAGACCGACCAGAAAACAGGCGTTAATCTGGCGAGTTACCAGACGTACAATTTTATGGACGAAACGGCCCGCAACGATTCTGCTTTTCAGCATTCGGGCTCGGGTATTTTTGATTTAAAGCGGGCCGTGGCGCACGAGCTGGAAAGCCGGGGCTTTCGGCGGGCTGCCCAGCCCGACCTGTGGGTGAATATTGGCATCGTAACCCAGCAGAAAGACCAGACCCGACAAACTGACTTCCGCACCGACGGAGCTCCGCAGTACATCGGCCAGCGCAACTACCACTGGCAGGCGCAGGAAGTCGTGACGGGCCAGTACCAGGAAGGCACCGCCACCATCGAGCTGGTGGATGCCGCCCGCAAAGAGCAGGTGTGGCAGGGCACTACCACCCGCGTGCTCTCGCGCAACACCAGCAAGTCGGCGCGGCAGATTGACGAGGGCGTGGCCGAGCTGTTCAGGAAGTTTCCGGTGCCGACGCGCTAG
- a CDS encoding Gfo/Idh/MocA family protein, which produces MTTDRLTSASSRRDFLRRLSLGAGATLAGTSVLASPLTWLAPYRKLGVALVGLGNYSTGELAPALQQTKYCQLAGVVTGSPAKAAQWQKQYGIPAKNCYDYQTFDRMIDNPAIDIVYVVLPNALHAEYVVRAAQAGKHVICEKPMATSVADARRMIAAMEKAGKKFSIGYRLHFEPHNQAMMRLGQTQAYGNITRLAADNGFKFNNGTPWRVNKKLSGGGPLMDMGIYCLQGCLYTKGQVPVSVTAKFTPETGTGYFKEVEAGVSWQMRFADGTVADCRTSYTENMQGRLRADAANGWFELEPAFGYGGLAGRTSKNDGLLNLPNINQQAAQLDDFAQCVLLNKPTRVPGQMGLRDVQLLEAIYRAAETGHSVSTKDVVQLIDRTNTH; this is translated from the coding sequence ATGACTACCGACCGGCTGACTTCTGCTTCTTCCCGCCGCGATTTCCTGCGCAGGCTCTCGCTCGGCGCGGGCGCTACGCTGGCCGGCACTTCAGTGCTGGCCAGCCCGCTCACTTGGCTGGCGCCCTACCGCAAGCTGGGGGTGGCGCTGGTGGGCCTGGGCAACTACAGCACCGGCGAGCTGGCCCCGGCCTTGCAGCAAACCAAGTACTGCCAGCTGGCGGGCGTGGTTACGGGCTCGCCGGCCAAGGCGGCGCAGTGGCAGAAGCAGTACGGTATTCCGGCCAAAAACTGCTACGACTACCAGACCTTCGACCGCATGATTGACAACCCGGCCATCGACATTGTGTACGTGGTGCTGCCCAATGCCTTGCACGCCGAGTACGTGGTGCGGGCGGCGCAGGCCGGCAAGCACGTCATCTGCGAAAAGCCAATGGCGACCTCAGTGGCCGATGCCCGGCGCATGATTGCGGCGATGGAAAAGGCCGGCAAGAAATTCAGCATCGGCTACCGGCTGCACTTCGAGCCGCACAACCAGGCCATGATGCGCCTGGGCCAGACGCAGGCGTATGGCAACATCACCCGCCTGGCGGCCGACAACGGCTTCAAATTCAACAACGGCACACCCTGGCGGGTAAATAAAAAACTTAGCGGCGGCGGCCCGCTCATGGACATGGGCATCTACTGCCTGCAAGGCTGTCTCTATACCAAAGGCCAGGTGCCGGTTTCGGTCACGGCGAAGTTCACTCCCGAAACCGGCACCGGCTACTTCAAAGAAGTGGAGGCCGGCGTGAGCTGGCAGATGCGGTTCGCCGATGGCACGGTGGCCGACTGCCGCACCAGCTACACCGAAAACATGCAAGGCCGCCTGCGGGCCGACGCGGCGAATGGGTGGTTTGAGCTGGAGCCCGCCTTCGGCTATGGCGGACTAGCTGGCCGCACCAGCAAGAATGATGGGCTGCTCAACCTACCCAACATCAACCAGCAGGCCGCCCAGCTGGACGATTTTGCCCAGTGTGTATTGCTGAACAAGCCCACCCGCGTGCCCGGCCAGATGGGCCTGCGCGACGTGCAGCTGCTCGAAGCTATCTACCGCGCTGCCGAAACCGGCCATTCGGTTTCAACCAAAGACGTGGTGCAGCTCATCGACCGCACCAACACCCACTAG
- a CDS encoding pirin family protein yields the protein MAAPSFRRVFQVIDGNKKAVGDGFDVTSPMPGPRIRQLSPYLLIDHIGPMQIAPTDTPLGSPPHPHRGFETVTVVYDGYLAHRDTAGHDGTIGPGDVQWMTAGAGLRHAEMYDRDFARRGGTLELLQLWVNMPKADKLVAPKYQELRAARIPSVPVPGGQGSIRVIAGSYGGATGPASTFSPLTLLDLQLRKADDFVLTLPAAYNVGLYVVRGAVLVNGDRPAHTHQLVVLGWNSADVQLTATEDSLVLVLAGAPIEEPLATYGPFVMNTNEELMAAIADFESGNMGKFPEDE from the coding sequence ATGGCCGCTCCCTCCTTCCGCCGCGTTTTCCAGGTTATTGATGGCAACAAAAAAGCCGTTGGCGACGGCTTCGACGTGACCAGCCCCATGCCGGGGCCGCGCATCCGGCAGCTGAGCCCGTATTTGCTTATCGACCACATCGGGCCGATGCAGATTGCGCCCACCGACACGCCGCTGGGCTCGCCGCCCCATCCGCACCGGGGCTTCGAAACGGTGACCGTGGTGTACGATGGCTACCTCGCTCACCGCGACACAGCCGGCCACGATGGCACCATCGGCCCCGGCGACGTGCAGTGGATGACCGCCGGCGCCGGCCTGCGCCACGCCGAAATGTACGACCGCGACTTTGCCCGGCGCGGCGGCACCCTCGAATTGTTGCAGCTGTGGGTGAATATGCCGAAAGCCGATAAGCTGGTAGCACCCAAGTACCAGGAGCTGCGGGCGGCCCGCATTCCGAGCGTGCCGGTGCCGGGCGGCCAGGGCAGCATCCGCGTTATTGCGGGCAGCTATGGTGGGGCGACTGGGCCAGCCAGTACGTTTTCGCCCCTCACGCTTCTCGATTTGCAGCTGAGGAAAGCCGATGACTTCGTGCTGACGCTGCCCGCCGCCTACAACGTGGGCCTCTACGTGGTGCGCGGCGCGGTGCTGGTCAACGGCGACCGGCCCGCCCACACCCACCAGCTCGTGGTGCTGGGCTGGAACTCGGCCGACGTGCAGCTCACGGCCACTGAAGACAGCCTCGTGCTGGTGCTGGCCGGCGCGCCCATCGAAGAGCCGCTGGCTACCTACGGGCCGTTCGTGATGAATACCAATGAGGAGCTGATGGCGGCCATTGCCGACTTCGAGAGCGGCAATATGGGCAAGTTTCCGGAGGACGAGTAA
- a CDS encoding AAA family ATPase, with protein MLEKITIRNFLRLSEFHLSNVGNINLIIGENDTGKTGVLRLLYAASKSLEIVSRSRYATTKSPLFKNTFSEKLDTVFQPRVTTGIGSLVTKGSKEKLSLELTFSTVDGLKPHLVASFTESARTTVADVNEHLELADASFNALFIPAKEVLTAFRAIRFTRDPNDLLGFDDTYLDLINSLDVPTGRGDYAQALKRVNTALEELFSGEIRQTEKEERFVFFKGKQEFPMALTAEGIKKIGILTTLIRNRQLHKGTILFLDEPETALHPKAIRALMGMLVNLAEAGVQIFLTSHNYFVAKQLVICAQQNPKLSMQCCSLVPQATDGLVQPMFSDLRDGLPANPIVDAALEMFDQEIAAALSK; from the coding sequence ATGCTTGAGAAAATCACAATCCGCAATTTTCTCCGCCTATCGGAATTTCATTTATCCAACGTAGGCAATATTAATTTAATTATTGGGGAGAACGATACGGGTAAAACGGGTGTGCTTCGACTATTATATGCGGCTAGCAAATCACTAGAAATTGTTAGTCGTAGTCGTTACGCAACCACTAAATCACCACTTTTCAAAAATACTTTCAGTGAAAAGCTCGATACCGTTTTTCAGCCTCGCGTTACCACTGGCATTGGTTCTCTTGTAACCAAAGGAAGTAAGGAGAAGCTTAGCTTAGAGCTAACTTTTAGTACAGTTGATGGACTTAAGCCACACTTAGTCGCTTCGTTCACAGAGTCGGCGCGTACTACTGTAGCTGATGTCAATGAGCATTTGGAATTGGCTGATGCTAGTTTCAATGCCCTTTTCATACCGGCTAAAGAAGTCTTAACTGCCTTCCGAGCTATTCGGTTCACCCGTGACCCAAACGATTTATTAGGATTTGATGACACTTACCTCGACTTAATCAATAGCCTAGATGTGCCAACTGGTCGGGGTGACTATGCCCAGGCATTGAAGCGCGTTAATACTGCATTAGAAGAATTATTTAGTGGTGAAATCCGTCAAACTGAAAAAGAGGAGAGGTTCGTTTTTTTCAAGGGCAAACAGGAATTCCCAATGGCTCTCACGGCAGAAGGCATCAAGAAAATTGGTATCTTGACTACGCTCATCCGCAACCGCCAGCTTCATAAAGGCACCATTCTATTTTTAGACGAACCCGAAACTGCTCTTCACCCTAAAGCCATCCGCGCCCTAATGGGTATGCTGGTAAACTTGGCAGAAGCTGGCGTACAGATATTCCTCACTTCGCATAATTACTTCGTGGCCAAACAACTTGTCATTTGTGCTCAGCAAAATCCTAAGCTTAGTATGCAATGCTGTTCGCTAGTACCACAAGCTACAGATGGCCTAGTACAACCTATGTTTTCTGATTTACGGGATGGCTTACCGGCTAATCCTATTGTAGATGCGGCGCTTGAAATGTTTGACCAGGAAATAGCTGCCGCACTGAGCAAATGA
- a CDS encoding c-type cytochrome translates to MTFKSAFLALALAGGVLSLQAQHRPAPKKTSTKANPAMAASLTRGAVVYKNVCITCHMADGGGVPNMNPPLSKTSYVLGDKAKLAHIVLAGLAEPIEIDGNDYKQHMPAQNYLTDQQIADVLTYVRNNFGNKASAVQVADVKAVRATLPK, encoded by the coding sequence ATGACTTTCAAATCAGCTTTCCTGGCGCTAGCCTTGGCCGGCGGCGTGCTCTCGCTGCAAGCCCAGCACCGCCCGGCCCCGAAGAAAACCAGCACCAAAGCCAATCCGGCAATGGCCGCGTCTCTCACACGTGGCGCGGTGGTGTATAAGAACGTGTGCATCACCTGCCACATGGCCGATGGCGGCGGCGTACCCAACATGAACCCACCGCTCAGCAAAACCAGCTACGTGCTCGGCGACAAGGCCAAGCTGGCCCACATCGTGCTCGCCGGCCTGGCCGAGCCCATCGAAATCGACGGCAACGACTACAAGCAGCACATGCCCGCCCAGAACTACCTCACCGACCAGCAGATAGCCGACGTGCTCACCTACGTGCGCAACAACTTCGGCAACAAAGCCAGCGCCGTGCAGGTGGCCGACGTGAAAGCCGTGCGCGCCACGCTGCCCAAATAA
- a CDS encoding PQQ-dependent sugar dehydrogenase gives MVGLDWNSQDNQLFVMQHGRDQLSDNWPQFYTEKQSAQLPAECLYALKKGDNAGWPYLYYDQLQHKKMQGPEYGGDGKKEATGNYIDPAAAYPGHMAPDGLLFYTGTMFPAKYRNGAFIAFHGSWNRAPEPQAGYYVVFQPFKDGKPSGQWEVFADNFSGSAEKTASGRADHRPCGLAQGPDGSLYVSDDQKGTIYRIVYTAKK, from the coding sequence GTGGTGGGCCTGGATTGGAATTCGCAGGACAACCAGCTCTTCGTGATGCAGCACGGCCGCGACCAGCTCTCCGATAACTGGCCCCAGTTCTACACCGAAAAGCAATCAGCCCAGCTGCCTGCCGAGTGCCTGTACGCTCTCAAGAAAGGCGACAACGCCGGCTGGCCCTACCTCTACTACGACCAGCTGCAACACAAGAAGATGCAGGGCCCCGAGTACGGCGGCGATGGCAAAAAAGAGGCTACCGGCAACTACATCGACCCGGCGGCGGCCTACCCTGGCCACATGGCGCCCGATGGGCTGCTCTTCTACACCGGCACGATGTTCCCGGCCAAGTACCGCAACGGCGCCTTCATCGCCTTCCACGGCTCCTGGAACCGTGCGCCCGAGCCGCAGGCCGGCTACTACGTGGTTTTTCAGCCGTTTAAGGATGGCAAGCCCAGCGGGCAGTGGGAAGTATTTGCCGATAACTTCTCGGGCTCGGCGGAGAAAACGGCCAGCGGCCGCGCCGACCACCGCCCCTGCGGCCTCGCCCAGGGTCCCGATGGCTCTCTTTACGTGAGCGACGACCAGAAAGGCACCATCTACCGCATCGTGTATACCGCTAAGAAATAA
- a CDS encoding DUF389 domain-containing protein encodes MLATLLRFLHKRFLLTEDMADPAEIRTYVETGIPFQGTNLWVLLFAILVASVGLNVNSTAVIIGAMLISPLMGPIVGIGYGAATMEQALIRRGLKSLLTATVLSLVVSALYFRLTPLTDAGSELLARTQPSTWDVLIALFGGAAGAVGLTRREHSNVIPGVAIATALMPPLCTAGYGLATAHWAYAGGALYLFSINCVFISLSTFLVVRILPVPRHTFDSPRRTRRVRVIIWGLALLTAAPSVYLAVGIVRDDTFTHNAERFVDEQLNQPGTYVVTSRILPGPRTINVLLAGQHLTLGQLRAARARLATYRLQGVQLTVRQGLARVDSADAQAMRSSLLEDLRSRNEHTLLTYESRLAQLQQLLANRPDTLAPRLPAAATLLREVQAQHPTVRQLGLSYLVRPAADSLRADTTVVVALGVRHPLPAPEQQRLAAWLRVRLGGRQPVQLLTTPEPPAH; translated from the coding sequence ATGCTTGCTACCCTGCTGCGCTTTCTGCACAAACGCTTTCTGCTGACCGAAGACATGGCCGACCCGGCCGAGATTCGGACCTACGTGGAGACAGGTATTCCGTTTCAGGGCACCAACCTGTGGGTACTGCTTTTCGCCATACTGGTGGCTTCGGTGGGGCTGAACGTGAACTCGACGGCCGTCATTATCGGGGCCATGCTCATCTCGCCGCTCATGGGGCCCATCGTGGGCATTGGCTACGGCGCGGCCACCATGGAGCAGGCCCTGATTCGGCGCGGCCTCAAGAGCCTGCTCACGGCCACGGTACTGAGCCTGGTGGTGTCGGCGCTTTACTTTCGCCTCACGCCCCTTACCGACGCCGGCTCCGAGCTGCTGGCCCGCACCCAGCCCTCTACCTGGGATGTGCTCATCGCCTTGTTTGGCGGAGCCGCCGGGGCGGTAGGCCTTACCCGGCGCGAGCACAGCAACGTGATTCCGGGCGTGGCCATTGCCACGGCGCTCATGCCGCCGCTATGCACAGCCGGCTACGGGCTGGCCACCGCGCACTGGGCCTACGCCGGCGGCGCACTGTACTTATTTTCAATTAACTGCGTATTCATCAGCCTGTCTACTTTCCTGGTAGTGCGCATTCTGCCAGTACCCCGGCACACGTTTGACAGCCCGCGGCGCACCCGGCGCGTGCGGGTCATCATCTGGGGGCTGGCCCTGCTCACGGCCGCACCCAGCGTGTACCTGGCTGTTGGCATTGTGCGCGATGACACTTTCACCCACAACGCCGAGCGCTTTGTGGACGAGCAGCTGAATCAGCCCGGCACCTACGTGGTCACGAGCCGCATCTTGCCCGGCCCGCGCACCATCAACGTACTGCTGGCCGGCCAGCACCTCACGCTTGGCCAGCTCCGCGCCGCCCGTGCCCGGCTGGCCACCTACCGCCTGCAAGGCGTGCAGCTTACGGTGCGCCAGGGCCTGGCACGCGTCGACTCGGCCGATGCGCAGGCCATGCGCTCCAGCCTGCTCGAAGACCTGCGCAGCCGTAATGAGCACACCCTGCTGACCTACGAGAGCCGCCTGGCCCAGCTGCAACAGCTGCTGGCCAACCGGCCCGATACCCTGGCACCCCGCCTGCCAGCCGCCGCCACGCTGCTGCGCGAGGTGCAGGCTCAGCACCCAACCGTGCGCCAGCTGGGCCTGAGCTACCTGGTGCGGCCGGCCGCCGACTCGCTGCGCGCCGACACCACCGTGGTGGTGGCCCTGGGGGTGCGCCACCCACTGCCTGCCCCCGAGCAGCAGCGCCTGGCCGCCTGGCTGCGCGTGCGGCTCGGGGGCCGCCAGCCCGTGCAGCTGCTGACCACCCCCGAGCCGCCGGCCCATTAG
- a CDS encoding alpha/beta fold hydrolase: MSTAPPPTILFLHGFGESREVWTEFTRPFPAGYRLLTPNLLGHGTNRAAVSDFSMEAQARYVVSYLDQKGCPGPVLVVGHSMGGYVALALAERYPDRVAGLALLNSTAYADTDEKRQNREKNIGFVERHGLEKFMDSFVRPLFAPANRDRLPEALALLEDIGKATPGATIAGALRGMAARPDRTAVLRTAHFPVLLVAGRHDVAVPLADSIAQAALAPTGAALFLEGSGHQAYLEQPEATRQAVLALAGAVFAA, from the coding sequence ATGTCTACTGCTCCGCCGCCCACCATCCTGTTCCTGCACGGCTTCGGCGAAAGCCGCGAGGTCTGGACGGAATTCACCCGGCCTTTTCCGGCCGGCTACCGCCTGCTCACGCCCAATCTGCTGGGCCACGGCACCAACCGTGCCGCCGTGTCCGACTTCAGCATGGAAGCCCAGGCGCGCTACGTAGTCAGCTACCTCGACCAGAAAGGCTGCCCCGGCCCGGTGCTGGTGGTGGGCCACAGCATGGGCGGCTACGTGGCCCTGGCCCTGGCCGAGCGCTACCCCGACCGCGTGGCCGGCCTGGCTCTCCTCAACTCCACGGCCTACGCCGACACCGACGAGAAGCGCCAGAACCGCGAGAAAAACATCGGCTTCGTGGAGCGCCACGGCCTTGAAAAGTTTATGGACAGCTTCGTGCGCCCGCTCTTCGCCCCCGCCAACCGCGACCGCCTGCCCGAAGCCCTGGCCCTGCTCGAAGACATTGGCAAGGCCACGCCCGGAGCAACTATTGCCGGAGCGCTGCGCGGCATGGCCGCCCGCCCCGACCGCACGGCCGTGCTGCGTACGGCCCATTTTCCGGTGCTGCTGGTGGCTGGCAGGCACGACGTGGCCGTGCCTCTGGCCGACTCTATTGCGCAAGCGGCGCTGGCGCCCACGGGCGCGGCGCTCTTCCTGGAAGGCAGCGGCCACCAGGCGTACCTGGAGCAGCCCGAGGCCACCCGCCAGGCCGTGCTGGCGCTGGCCGGGGCGGTTTTTGCAGCGTGA